A genomic region of Barnesiella viscericola DSM 18177 contains the following coding sequences:
- a CDS encoding MFS transporter, with protein MENINPRKSPKPLAWVPSVYFAMGLPFIAVNLVSTFMFKDLGISDTQIAFWTSVIMLPWTLKFLWSPFLEMYRTKKFFVVVTQLLSGLLFGVVAFSLKFDYFFAISISTMAVIALSGATHDIACDGVYMAELSPEDQAKYIGVQGAFYNIAKLVANGGLVAVAGMLAEHFGAVEGASVQENMPAYKEAWMIIFIIISALLLVLGLYHSRMLPSTQVPNREKRSSAEVLLELWEVIKNFFTKKHIIYYICFIILYRFAEGFIMKIAPLFLRSSREIGGLGLTLTQIGTLNGVFGSAAFVLGSLLAGIYVSRRGLKRTLFTLCCVFNFPFVAYTLLAVCQPENIYLIGAGIITEYFGYGFGFVGLTLFMMQQIAPGKHQMSHYAFASGIMNLGVMLPGMMSGLVSDWLGYEKFFIYVLLATIPSLLITYFIPFTYDDSKKAVEK; from the coding sequence ATGGAGAATATCAATCCAAGAAAATCGCCCAAACCTCTGGCATGGGTCCCCTCGGTCTATTTTGCCATGGGGCTTCCCTTCATTGCGGTGAACCTCGTGTCGACCTTCATGTTCAAGGACTTGGGAATATCCGATACCCAAATTGCATTCTGGACCTCGGTCATCATGCTACCCTGGACGTTGAAATTTCTTTGGAGCCCGTTTTTGGAGATGTACCGCACCAAAAAATTCTTCGTGGTGGTCACCCAGCTGCTGAGCGGACTCCTGTTCGGCGTGGTGGCCTTCTCGCTGAAATTTGATTATTTCTTTGCCATCAGCATCTCGACCATGGCGGTCATCGCCCTGAGCGGTGCCACGCACGACATTGCCTGCGACGGTGTGTATATGGCCGAACTCTCGCCCGAGGACCAGGCCAAGTACATCGGGGTGCAGGGTGCCTTCTACAACATCGCCAAGCTGGTAGCCAACGGTGGACTGGTGGCGGTGGCCGGTATGCTGGCCGAGCATTTCGGGGCCGTCGAAGGAGCCTCCGTTCAGGAGAACATGCCGGCCTACAAGGAGGCCTGGATGATTATCTTCATCATCATCTCGGCACTGCTGCTGGTACTGGGACTGTACCACTCGCGCATGCTCCCCTCGACCCAAGTGCCCAACCGGGAGAAACGGTCGAGTGCCGAGGTGCTGCTCGAATTGTGGGAGGTCATCAAGAACTTCTTCACCAAGAAGCACATCATCTACTACATCTGTTTCATCATACTCTACCGCTTTGCCGAAGGGTTTATCATGAAGATTGCCCCGCTCTTCCTCCGCTCCTCGCGCGAGATTGGCGGACTGGGGCTGACACTCACCCAGATAGGCACGCTGAACGGGGTATTCGGGTCGGCCGCCTTCGTGCTGGGCTCGTTGCTGGCCGGTATCTACGTGTCGCGCCGGGGACTGAAACGCACGCTGTTCACCCTCTGCTGCGTCTTCAACTTCCCCTTCGTGGCCTACACGCTGCTGGCGGTATGCCAACCCGAGAACATCTACTTGATCGGGGCCGGTATCATCACCGAATATTTCGGCTACGGATTCGGCTTCGTGGGTCTGACCCTCTTCATGATGCAACAGATTGCGCCGGGCAAGCACCAGATGTCGCACTACGCCTTCGCCTCGGGTATCATGAACCTGGGCGTGATGCTGCCGGGCATGATGAGCGGACTGGTGAGCGACTGGCTGGGCTATGAGAAATTCTTCATCTATGTGCTCCTGGCCACCATTCCGTCGCTGTTGATCACCTACTTTATCCCCTTCACCTACGACGACTCGAAAAAAGCGGTCGAGAAATAG
- a CDS encoding glycoside hydrolase family 130 protein yields MSKRIAIPWEDRPVGCTDVMWRYSHNPVIDRYHIPTSNSIFNSAVVPFGDGFAGVFRCDNRAVQMNIFAGFSKDGIHWDIEHEPIKFKPGNTDMIESEYKYDPRVTWIEDRYWITWCNGYYGPTIGVGYTFDFKEFFQCENALLPFNRNGVLFPQKINGKYALLSRPSDSGHTPFGDIYISYSPDMKFWGEHRHVLSPTPFPESAWQCTKIGAGPIPILTDEGWLLFYHGVITTCNGFRYSMGAALLDKDDPSKVLYRTRPYLLAPAAPYELQGDVPNVVFPCAALHEDDRVAVYYGAADTVVGMAFGYISEIIEFTKNNSVL; encoded by the coding sequence ATGAGCAAAAGAATAGCAATTCCCTGGGAAGACCGTCCGGTAGGCTGTACCGACGTCATGTGGCGTTATTCGCACAATCCGGTAATCGACCGTTACCATATCCCCACCTCGAACAGCATCTTCAACAGTGCCGTAGTACCCTTCGGCGACGGCTTTGCCGGGGTGTTCCGCTGCGACAACCGCGCCGTGCAGATGAACATCTTTGCCGGATTCAGCAAAGACGGTATCCACTGGGACATCGAACACGAACCCATCAAGTTCAAACCGGGCAATACCGACATGATCGAGTCGGAATACAAGTACGACCCGCGCGTGACCTGGATTGAAGACCGCTACTGGATTACCTGGTGCAACGGTTACTACGGCCCCACCATCGGCGTGGGCTACACCTTCGACTTCAAGGAGTTCTTCCAATGCGAGAACGCCCTGCTGCCCTTCAACCGCAACGGCGTGCTCTTCCCGCAGAAGATCAACGGCAAGTATGCCTTGCTGAGCCGTCCCAGCGACAGCGGTCACACCCCCTTCGGCGACATCTACATCAGTTACAGTCCCGATATGAAATTCTGGGGCGAACACCGTCACGTGCTCTCGCCCACCCCGTTCCCCGAGAGCGCCTGGCAGTGCACCAAAATCGGAGCCGGTCCTATCCCCATTCTCACCGACGAGGGCTGGTTGCTCTTCTACCACGGCGTTATCACCACCTGCAACGGCTTCCGCTACTCGATGGGTGCCGCCCTGCTCGACAAGGACGACCCCTCGAAGGTACTCTACCGCACGCGTCCCTACCTGCTCGCCCCGGCTGCTCCCTACGAGCTGCAAGGCGATGTGCCCAACGTGGTATTCCCCTGCGCCGCCCTGCATGAGGACGACCGGGTAGCCGTCTATTACGGAGCCGCCGACACGGTAGTGGGCATGGCCTTCGGTTACATTTCGGAAATCATCGAGTTTACCAAAAACAACTCTGTATTATGA
- a CDS encoding GH92 family glycosyl hydrolase → MNLRNLIIAGILTAVSSVPAGAGEPVAYINPFIGTTNFGTTNPGALCPNGLMSVTPFNVMGSDLNVYDKDARWWSTPYEYHNRFFTGFSHVNLSGVGCPDLGSLLLMPTSGELCVDYKQYGSEYTLEEAHPGYYANHLTRYGIDTEVSATLRSSIARFTYTQGGESHVLLNLGEGLTNESGATVRKVSDTEYEGSKLLGGFCYYNRQGVFPIYFVIRVDKKPIQSGYWKKQRPMTGVEAEWDPDNGKYKIYSRYAKEMSGDDIGVYFTYQTQPGEQIQVQIGVSFVSTENARQNLDNEQQGFQFDRVAHQARQQWNDILSRVEVEGGSDEQKTIFYTALYHMLIHPNILQDVNGQYPAMESQQILTTKHNRYTVFSLWDTFRNVHPFFTLVYPQMQLDMAQSLIDMYNEWGWLPRWELYGNETLTMSGDPAIIMLADTWLRGLKGFDAETAYRAMVKSATAPGSENILRTDNDDYMKLGYVPLREQFDNSVSHALEYYLADFALSRFAADLGHKDDAKRFANRSLGYKHYYCKEYGTLRPLLPDGKFYSPFDPMQGINFEPAPGFHEGNAWNYTFYIPHDIDGLKRLMGGEKKFAAKLRKVFDENLYDPANEPDITYPYLFAQVKEEEWRTDSLVNVLLKKHFKNQPDGIPGNDDTGTMSAWAVFSMMGLYPDCPGIPRYTLTAPTFDRITLQLDPRYYKHETLVIECERPSADAIYVDRVEVDGKKLKGRFISHDELVNAGTLRFVLTNQKR, encoded by the coding sequence ATGAACCTGCGCAATCTCATCATTGCGGGTATCTTAACGGCAGTCTCGTCGGTCCCGGCAGGGGCAGGCGAGCCTGTCGCTTATATCAACCCCTTCATCGGCACCACCAACTTCGGCACCACCAACCCGGGAGCCCTCTGCCCCAACGGACTGATGTCGGTTACTCCCTTCAACGTGATGGGCTCCGACCTGAACGTCTACGACAAGGATGCCCGCTGGTGGTCTACCCCCTATGAGTATCACAACCGCTTCTTCACCGGCTTCTCGCACGTGAACCTGAGCGGCGTGGGCTGCCCCGACCTGGGGTCGCTGCTGCTCATGCCCACGAGCGGAGAGTTGTGTGTCGACTACAAGCAATACGGCAGCGAATATACCTTGGAGGAGGCTCACCCCGGCTACTATGCCAACCACCTCACCCGCTACGGCATCGATACCGAGGTGAGTGCAACCCTGCGCAGCTCGATTGCCCGCTTTACCTACACCCAGGGAGGCGAGAGCCACGTGCTGCTGAACCTGGGCGAGGGGCTCACCAACGAGAGCGGCGCCACGGTGCGCAAGGTGAGCGACACCGAATACGAAGGGAGCAAACTGCTGGGTGGCTTCTGCTACTACAACCGTCAGGGGGTATTCCCCATCTACTTCGTGATACGGGTCGACAAGAAGCCCATACAGTCGGGCTACTGGAAAAAACAGCGTCCCATGACCGGCGTGGAGGCCGAATGGGATCCCGACAACGGAAAATACAAAATCTACTCACGCTATGCCAAGGAGATGTCGGGCGACGACATAGGGGTCTACTTCACCTACCAGACCCAACCGGGCGAGCAGATACAGGTGCAGATAGGCGTGTCGTTCGTGAGCACCGAGAATGCCCGCCAGAATCTCGACAACGAGCAACAGGGATTCCAGTTTGACCGGGTGGCCCACCAGGCTCGCCAGCAGTGGAACGACATCTTGTCGCGCGTCGAGGTCGAAGGGGGTAGCGACGAACAGAAGACCATCTTCTACACGGCGCTCTACCACATGCTCATTCACCCCAACATTCTGCAAGACGTCAACGGGCAGTATCCCGCCATGGAGAGCCAGCAGATACTCACCACGAAGCACAACCGCTACACGGTCTTCTCGCTGTGGGACACCTTCCGCAACGTGCACCCCTTCTTCACGCTAGTCTATCCGCAGATGCAGCTCGACATGGCACAGTCGCTCATCGACATGTACAACGAATGGGGGTGGCTGCCCCGCTGGGAACTCTATGGCAACGAGACCCTCACCATGTCGGGCGACCCGGCCATCATCATGCTGGCCGACACCTGGCTGCGCGGCTTGAAGGGATTCGATGCCGAGACGGCCTATCGGGCCATGGTGAAATCGGCCACGGCCCCGGGCAGCGAGAATATCCTGCGCACCGACAACGACGACTATATGAAGCTGGGCTACGTACCCCTGCGCGAACAGTTTGACAACTCGGTATCGCACGCCCTCGAATACTACCTGGCCGACTTTGCCCTCTCGCGCTTTGCCGCCGACCTGGGGCACAAGGACGACGCCAAACGCTTTGCCAACCGCTCGCTGGGCTACAAGCACTACTACTGCAAGGAGTACGGCACCCTGCGTCCCCTCCTGCCCGACGGCAAGTTCTACTCCCCCTTCGATCCCATGCAGGGCATCAATTTCGAGCCCGCCCCGGGATTCCACGAAGGGAATGCCTGGAACTACACCTTCTACATTCCGCACGACATCGACGGGCTGAAACGGCTCATGGGGGGCGAAAAGAAATTTGCCGCCAAGCTGCGCAAGGTATTCGACGAGAATCTCTACGACCCCGCCAACGAGCCCGACATCACCTACCCCTACCTCTTTGCACAGGTCAAGGAAGAGGAGTGGCGCACCGACTCGCTGGTGAACGTGCTCTTGAAAAAACATTTCAAGAACCAGCCCGACGGTATCCCCGGCAACGACGATACCGGCACCATGTCGGCCTGGGCCGTGTTCAGCATGATGGGGCTCTACCCCGACTGCCCGGGCATACCCCGCTACACGCTCACGGCACCCACGTTCGACCGCATCACCCTGCAACTCGACCCGCGCTACTACAAGCACGAGACGCTGGTCATCGAGTGTGAACGCCCCTCGGCCGACGCTATCTACGTAGACCGCGTTGAGGTCGACGGCAAGAAGCTCAAAGGCCGTTTCATCTCGCACGACGAGCTGGTCAATGCCGGAACCCTGAGGTTTGTCCTCACCAACCAAAAGAGATAA
- the guaA gene encoding glutamine-hydrolyzing GMP synthase, which translates to MQEKIIILDFGSQYTQLIARRLRELNTYCEILPYNKFPYGDEGIKGVILSGSPYSVNDPQALFVDLSRIRGVYPVLGVCYGAQFLAHTSGGKVESADTREYGRANLAWHDDNDPLMHGVRENSTVWMSHGDSITVIPPSFKLVASTHEVKTAAFHIEGEQTWGVQFHPEVYHSEDGTLLLTNFVRDICHCNMDWTPASFIEHTVAQLQEKLGDDKVVLALSGGVDSTVAAVLLNKAIGSRLTCIFVDNGLLRKNEFESVLANYKDMGLNVLGIDAKDYFYEQLKGVTDPEKKRKIIGKGFIDIFDREARKLTDIKWLAQGTIYPDVIESLSITGMTIKSHHNVGGLPEKMNLKLVEPLRLLFKDEVRRVGRELGISNRLIGRHPFPGPGLGVRILGDITPEKVRILQDADHIFIQGLIDNDLYDKVWQAGVILLPVQSVGVMGDERTYERAVALRAVLSTDGMTADWARLPYEFLAKVSNDIINKVRGVNRVVYDISSKPPSTIEWE; encoded by the coding sequence ATGCAGGAAAAGATTATTATTCTCGATTTCGGATCCCAGTACACTCAGCTCATCGCCCGCCGTTTGCGGGAGCTGAATACCTACTGCGAAATCTTGCCCTACAACAAGTTCCCCTACGGCGACGAGGGTATCAAGGGTGTGATTCTTTCGGGAAGTCCCTATTCGGTGAACGATCCCCAGGCACTCTTTGTCGATTTGAGCCGTATCCGTGGCGTCTATCCCGTGCTCGGCGTCTGCTACGGAGCCCAGTTCCTGGCACACACTTCGGGCGGTAAGGTCGAGTCGGCCGATACCCGCGAGTACGGACGCGCCAACCTGGCCTGGCACGACGACAACGATCCCCTCATGCACGGCGTGCGCGAGAACTCCACGGTGTGGATGTCGCATGGCGACTCCATCACGGTCATTCCCCCGTCGTTCAAGCTGGTGGCCAGCACCCACGAGGTGAAGACCGCAGCCTTCCACATCGAGGGCGAACAGACCTGGGGCGTACAGTTCCACCCCGAAGTGTATCACAGCGAAGACGGTACCCTGTTGCTGACCAATTTCGTGCGTGACATCTGCCACTGCAACATGGACTGGACCCCCGCCTCGTTTATCGAGCATACGGTAGCTCAGTTGCAGGAGAAACTGGGCGACGACAAGGTGGTACTGGCCCTCTCGGGCGGTGTCGATTCGACCGTAGCCGCCGTGTTGCTCAACAAGGCTATCGGCAGTCGCCTTACCTGTATCTTTGTCGACAACGGACTCTTGCGCAAAAACGAGTTCGAGAGCGTGCTCGCCAACTACAAGGACATGGGTCTCAACGTGTTGGGTATCGATGCCAAAGACTATTTCTACGAACAGCTCAAAGGGGTGACCGACCCCGAGAAGAAGCGCAAGATTATCGGCAAGGGCTTCATCGACATCTTCGATCGCGAGGCCCGCAAACTCACCGACATCAAGTGGCTGGCTCAGGGCACCATCTACCCCGACGTAATCGAGTCGCTCTCGATTACCGGCATGACCATCAAGTCGCACCACAACGTAGGCGGTCTGCCCGAGAAGATGAATCTGAAACTGGTAGAGCCCCTGCGCCTGCTCTTCAAGGACGAGGTGCGCCGCGTAGGCCGTGAGCTGGGCATCAGTAACCGTCTCATCGGGCGTCACCCCTTCCCCGGACCCGGTCTGGGCGTGCGTATCCTGGGCGACATCACCCCCGAGAAGGTACGCATTCTGCAAGATGCCGACCACATCTTCATTCAGGGACTTATCGACAACGACCTCTACGACAAGGTATGGCAGGCCGGTGTCATCTTGCTGCCCGTGCAGTCGGTAGGCGTGATGGGCGACGAGCGTACCTACGAGCGTGCCGTGGCCTTGCGTGCCGTACTCTCGACCGACGGTATGACCGCCGACTGGGCCCGCCTTCCCTATGAGTTTCTGGCCAAGGTATCGAACGACATCATCAACAAGGTGCGCGGCGTGAACCGCGTCGTCTACGACATCAGCTCCAAACCGCCTTCGACTATCGAGTGGGAGTAA
- a CDS encoding cation:proton antiporter: MGGLDSLITDLALILIVAGVVTLLFKKLKQPVVLGYIVAGFLVGPNFGFFPTIVDEADINLWAELGIIVLLFSLGLEFSFKKLFQVGSSAVITALVVVAGMMLVGYGAGRLLHFTYLDSIFLGAMLSMSSTTIIIKAFTDLNLRKKAFANLVFGVLIVEDLFAVVMMVILSSIAVKNSFEGAELIESIAKLVFFLIIWFVVGVSVLPIFLKKARRFLNDETLLVVSMGLCLGMVVLATYVGFSSALGAFVMGSILAGTNEAERIGKVVGPVKDLFGAIFFVSVGMLVSPDALSQYALPICLLSLVVIVGQVFFGTVGMLASGQSLKISMQSGFSFSQIGEFAFIIASLGMSLNVIDKFLYPIVVAVSVITTFLTPYCIRLADPAYGWVERRLPEKWLAAINRYSQSQTEIKPHKAVWKEALAQYLWRIVLYSAIIVAIILISKSWFMPLMLDILPDWGRLISAVVTLVAMSPFLWALMVKEVNMSLIKKLGEGRANRVPLTLMIVVRILLALFYIIYYLSSVHSQRTGVLLGLGLFIVVLILLSKRIQKQFMRIETIFMDNLNERELRKTGRNTSLVSDMHLAYMDVNADCPFAGRRLMDSNLRKEYGVNVVSIQRGSKRINIPKGETRIFPGDTIGVIGTDDQIQSLLAVVEGSNSSDDEPDNNEVTFTHVVVPDDSPLIGQTSSSLNIRNQDNCLIVGIERADGTFHQPDGQIRFEAHDVIWLAGEPDNIKRLTREKIMNNPIQHT, translated from the coding sequence ATGGGAGGCTTGGATTCACTCATTACCGATTTGGCTCTTATCTTGATTGTAGCCGGGGTAGTGACCTTGCTATTCAAGAAGCTGAAACAGCCCGTGGTCTTGGGCTATATCGTGGCTGGTTTTCTGGTGGGGCCCAATTTCGGATTTTTCCCGACGATTGTCGATGAGGCCGACATCAACCTGTGGGCCGAACTGGGTATTATCGTACTGTTGTTTTCCCTGGGACTGGAATTCAGTTTCAAGAAACTGTTTCAGGTAGGTTCGTCGGCTGTGATTACGGCGCTGGTCGTGGTGGCGGGCATGATGCTCGTGGGCTACGGTGCCGGGCGCCTGCTGCACTTCACCTATCTCGACAGTATTTTTCTGGGAGCCATGCTCTCCATGTCGTCCACGACCATCATCATCAAGGCATTCACCGATTTGAATCTGCGTAAGAAGGCCTTTGCCAATCTGGTCTTCGGGGTGCTCATCGTCGAGGACCTCTTTGCCGTGGTGATGATGGTGATACTCTCGTCGATTGCGGTGAAAAACTCTTTTGAGGGAGCCGAGCTGATTGAAAGCATAGCCAAGCTGGTCTTCTTCCTCATCATCTGGTTTGTCGTGGGAGTGTCCGTGCTGCCGATATTCTTGAAGAAGGCCCGCCGCTTCCTCAACGACGAGACCCTGCTGGTCGTCTCGATGGGACTCTGCCTGGGTATGGTGGTACTGGCCACCTATGTGGGCTTCTCGTCGGCTCTGGGCGCCTTTGTCATGGGGTCGATTCTGGCGGGTACCAACGAAGCCGAGCGCATCGGCAAGGTGGTGGGCCCGGTGAAGGATCTCTTCGGCGCCATCTTCTTCGTGTCGGTGGGCATGCTCGTGAGCCCCGATGCCCTGAGCCAATACGCCCTGCCCATCTGCTTGCTTTCGCTGGTTGTGATTGTGGGGCAGGTATTCTTCGGCACGGTGGGTATGCTGGCCTCGGGACAGTCACTCAAAATCTCGATGCAGTCGGGATTCAGTTTCTCCCAGATAGGTGAGTTTGCCTTTATCATCGCCTCGCTGGGTATGTCGTTGAATGTGATTGACAAGTTCCTCTATCCCATTGTGGTGGCCGTGTCGGTCATCACCACCTTCCTCACCCCCTATTGCATACGCCTGGCCGACCCCGCCTATGGGTGGGTCGAACGCCGCCTGCCCGAAAAGTGGTTGGCAGCCATCAACCGGTATAGCCAGAGCCAGACCGAAATCAAACCCCACAAGGCGGTATGGAAAGAGGCTTTGGCCCAATATCTGTGGCGTATTGTACTTTATTCGGCCATCATCGTGGCCATCATACTTATCTCCAAGTCGTGGTTCATGCCCCTCATGCTCGATATCCTGCCCGACTGGGGGCGGCTTATTTCCGCCGTGGTGACACTCGTAGCGATGTCGCCTTTCCTGTGGGCCCTCATGGTCAAGGAGGTGAACATGTCGCTCATCAAGAAACTGGGCGAGGGGAGGGCCAATCGGGTACCCCTCACGCTGATGATTGTTGTACGCATTCTGCTCGCGCTCTTCTATATCATCTACTATCTGTCGAGCGTACACTCGCAGCGCACCGGCGTGCTGCTGGGGTTGGGGCTCTTCATCGTGGTGCTCATTCTGCTGTCGAAACGTATTCAGAAGCAGTTCATGCGCATCGAGACTATCTTTATGGACAACCTCAACGAGCGGGAGCTGCGCAAGACGGGCCGCAATACCAGCCTCGTGAGCGACATGCACCTGGCCTACATGGACGTGAATGCCGATTGTCCCTTTGCCGGGCGCCGGCTCATGGACTCGAACCTGCGCAAGGAGTATGGCGTGAACGTGGTGAGTATCCAGCGTGGCTCGAAGCGTATCAATATCCCCAAGGGCGAGACCCGCATCTTCCCCGGCGACACGATCGGGGTAATCGGTACCGACGACCAGATACAGTCGCTGCTCGCCGTGGTCGAGGGGAGCAACTCCTCGGACGACGAGCCCGACAACAACGAGGTGACCTTTACCCACGTGGTGGTCCCCGACGATTCGCCGCTTATAGGGCAGACCAGTTCGTCGCTTAATATCCGCAACCAGGACAACTGCCTGATCGTGGGTATCGAACGGGCCGACGGCACCTTCCATCAGCCCGACGGGCAGATACGTTTCGAGGCGCACGATGTCATTTGGCTGGCCGGCGAGCCCGATAACATCAAGCGTCTGACGCGCGAAAAGATCATGAACAATCCAATACAACACACATAA
- a CDS encoding MgtC/SapB family protein yields the protein MDIFKDFLATISDTEVTATSAVFKLALSLLLGGIVGFERKRKGQVAGARTFALISMGATLAMIVSIYIPQVYLGLKNGDPGRVAAQVITGVGFLGAGAIIQTKGSVRGLTTAAGIWMVAALGLAVGVGLYWIAVVSTVLILFTLVSLEQYERHAKLDWEGRIIHLRAGEVVEDLSRYEQLLKQYNVSLHNVLVEYDYAGKKTDLKFVVLARSTTDFISLFAHMRGLYKTEYISLQNEI from the coding sequence ATGGATATCTTCAAGGATTTTCTGGCAACGATATCAGACACAGAGGTGACCGCCACCTCGGCCGTATTTAAGTTGGCATTGAGTCTGTTGCTGGGCGGTATCGTCGGCTTTGAGCGGAAGCGCAAGGGTCAGGTGGCCGGAGCCCGCACGTTTGCCCTGATTTCGATGGGGGCGACGCTGGCGATGATCGTATCGATTTACATTCCGCAAGTCTATTTGGGATTGAAAAACGGCGACCCCGGCCGGGTGGCCGCACAGGTCATTACCGGTGTGGGTTTTCTGGGTGCCGGTGCCATTATCCAGACCAAAGGTTCGGTGCGGGGGTTGACCACCGCCGCGGGCATCTGGATGGTGGCGGCTCTGGGGCTGGCCGTGGGTGTGGGGCTCTACTGGATTGCCGTCGTCTCGACAGTGCTTATCCTCTTTACCCTGGTAAGCCTCGAACAGTATGAACGGCATGCCAAACTCGACTGGGAAGGCCGCATCATTCACTTGCGAGCCGGCGAGGTGGTCGAGGATCTGTCTCGGTATGAGCAGTTGTTGAAACAGTATAATGTCTCGTTGCACAACGTGCTGGTCGAGTATGACTATGCCGGGAAGAAGACCGACTTGAAATTTGTTGTGCTGGCTCGCTCGACTACCGATTTCATCTCCCTTTTTGCCCATATGCGCGGGCTGTATAAAACCGAATATATTTCTCTTCAAAACGAAATTTGA
- a CDS encoding GNAT family N-acetyltransferase produces the protein MNITVRLAREDERSEIALCIAEGFERDFSFFRKDMNIVAKALESGIRSERFYVALYNDNIVGVAGISDCTGRAVYTDWLSYRKCFGLIMGTIAKLVLKKEFEMPLPYPMTTGFIEFVATRKSIRRSGVASNLLKESMRQAGYKEYILDVIEENRPAVNCYTKLGFTGFKKTKKKNGYTKLFMKLTMQAPSVNRTYSGKIV, from the coding sequence ATGAATATCACTGTCCGATTAGCACGAGAAGATGAACGAAGTGAAATAGCCTTGTGTATCGCAGAAGGCTTTGAACGTGATTTTTCTTTTTTCCGTAAGGATATGAATATTGTAGCAAAGGCGCTTGAATCAGGTATCCGTTCGGAAAGATTTTATGTTGCATTATATAACGACAATATAGTCGGTGTTGCAGGTATTTCGGATTGCACAGGCAGAGCTGTTTATACAGATTGGTTATCATATAGGAAATGTTTTGGTTTGATTATGGGAACTATTGCCAAACTTGTCCTGAAGAAAGAATTTGAGATGCCTCTGCCCTATCCTATGACGACCGGATTTATTGAATTTGTTGCAACACGCAAATCTATCAGACGGAGTGGAGTTGCATCTAATTTACTGAAAGAAAGTATGCGGCAAGCAGGATATAAAGAATATATTCTGGATGTAATAGAAGAAAATCGTCCCGCCGTAAACTGTTATACAAAATTAGGCTTCACCGGTTTTAAGAAGACAAAGAAAAAGAATGGATATACGAAATTATTTATGAAACTCACTATGCAAGCACCTTCTGTCAATAGAACATATAGTGGAAAGATAGTATGA
- a CDS encoding GNAT family N-acetyltransferase: MIKEINTERLILRPWQESDAEALYKYAQDPAIGPIAGWPPHTSVEDSLNIIRTVFAAPETYAVELKQTGEPVGSIGIMFGDGLHSVEMQENEAEIGYWIGKPYWGQGLIPEAVRRLMQRCFEDLGINAIWCGYYDGNTKSRRVMEKCGFRFHHTEEGKTSPLGDIRTEHFMKMTKEEWEELK, translated from the coding sequence ATGATTAAAGAAATAAATACAGAACGGCTTATACTGCGACCTTGGCAAGAATCCGATGCCGAGGCTTTATATAAATACGCTCAAGACCCTGCAATCGGGCCTATTGCTGGATGGCCACCGCATACTTCCGTGGAAGACAGTTTGAACATCATCCGTACCGTTTTTGCTGCTCCGGAAACCTACGCTGTTGAGTTAAAACAAACCGGTGAACCGGTCGGGAGCATAGGTATTATGTTCGGGGATGGTCTGCATAGTGTCGAAATGCAAGAGAATGAGGCGGAGATAGGTTATTGGATAGGCAAGCCGTATTGGGGACAAGGATTGATACCGGAAGCCGTGCGCCGTCTGATGCAACGATGTTTCGAGGATTTGGGAATAAATGCCATTTGGTGTGGCTACTATGACGGTAACACGAAATCCCGTCGGGTGATGGAGAAGTGTGGTTTCCGTTTCCATCATACGGAAGAGGGCAAGACTTCTCCGCTTGGGGATATTCGCACAGAACATTTTATGAAGATGACAAAAGAAGAATGGGAAGAGCTTAAATAA